One region of Poecile atricapillus isolate bPoeAtr1 chromosome 8, bPoeAtr1.hap1, whole genome shotgun sequence genomic DNA includes:
- the CAB39 gene encoding calcium-binding protein 39, protein MPFPFGKSHKSPADIVKNLKESMAVLEKQDISDKKAEKATEEVSKNLVAMKEILYGTNEKEPQTEAVAQLAQELYNSGLLSTLVADLQLIDFEGKKDVAQIFNNILRRQIGTRTPTVEYICTQQNILFMLLKGYESPEIALNCGIMLRECIRHEPLAKIILWSEQFYDFFRYVEMSTFDIASDAFATFKDLLTRHKLLSAEFLEQHYDRFFSEYEKLLHSENYVTKRQSLKLLGELLLDRHNFTIMTKYISKPENLKLMMNLLRDKSRNIQFEAFHVFKVFVANPNKTQPILDILLKNQTKLIEFLSKFQNDRTEDEQFNDEKTYLVKQIRDLKRPAQQEA, encoded by the exons ATGCCATTCCCCTTTGGCAAGTCCCACAAGTCTCCTGCAGACATAGTGAAAAACCTGAAGGAGAGCATGGCAGTTCTAGAAAAACAAGACATCTCTgacaaaaaggcagaaaag GCGACGGAGGAGGTCTCAAAAAACCTTGTTGCCATGAAAGAAATCTTGTATGGCACAAATGAAAAAGAACCCCAGACAGAAGCTGTGGCACAGCTTGCTCAGGAGCTGTACAACAGTGGTCTTCTTAGTACCCTAGTAGCTGACTTGCAGCTCATTGATTTTGAG GGCAAGAAAGATGTTGCGCAAATTTTCAACAACATTCTCAGAAGACAAATTGGTACAAGAACTCCCACAGTTGAATACATCTGCACTCAACAGAATATCTTATTCATGCTATTAAAAGG GTACGAATCTCCAGAAATTGCTCTAAATTGTGGGATAATGCTTAGAGAATGCATCCGGCATGAGCCACTAGCTAAAATCATCTTGTGGTCAGAACAATTCTACGACTTCTTCAGATACGTGGAAATGTCAACGTTTGACATCGCTTCCGATGCTTTTGCCACGTTCAAG GATTTGCTTACAAGACACAAGTTGTTAAGTGCAGAATTTTTGGAACAACATTACGATAGG TTCTTCAGTGAATATGAGAAGTTGCTTCATTCAGAAAATTATGTGACAAAGAGACAGTCACTTAAG CTTCTTGGTGAATTGTTACTGGACAGACACAACTTCACAATTATGACGAAGTACATCAGTAAACCTGAAAATCTCAAACTAATGATGAACCTTCTTCGAGACAAGAGTCGTAACATTCAGTTTGAGGCCTTCCATGTGTTCAAG GTGTTTGTAGCCAATCCTAACAAGACACAGCCTATATTAGACATCCTTCTAAAGAACCAGACCAAACTTATTGAATTCCTCAGCAAGTTTCAGAATGACAGGACCGAGGATGAACAATTTAATGATGAGAAGACCTATTTAGTTAAACAGATCAGGGATTTGAAGAGACCAGCACAGCAAGAAGCTTAA